In a single window of the Mesorhizobium shangrilense genome:
- a CDS encoding DUF4864 domain-containing protein, with protein sequence MIAIIGYRRPNGQGHRIMLRAVIILLVLFAPLFARAGEVEVQAAQTTIDSQIRAFLADDADRAYSFAAPNVQRLFPTVETFMGMVTGGYQPVYHPRDWSFGKVKEMDAVSIIQQVFTVGPDGKDYEAVYTLELQADGVWRITGVSLRAANSVSM encoded by the coding sequence ATGATCGCCATAATCGGTTATCGCCGCCCCAACGGACAAGGGCATAGGATCATGCTTCGCGCCGTCATCATCTTGTTGGTCCTCTTCGCGCCACTGTTCGCCCGAGCGGGCGAAGTCGAAGTGCAGGCCGCCCAGACCACCATAGACAGCCAGATCCGCGCATTTTTGGCCGATGATGCGGATAGAGCCTACAGTTTTGCGGCGCCGAACGTGCAGCGTCTTTTCCCCACGGTCGAAACCTTCATGGGAATGGTCACGGGCGGTTACCAGCCGGTATATCATCCGCGCGACTGGTCCTTCGGCAAGGTCAAGGAGATGGACGCAGTCTCCATCATCCAGCAGGTATTCACCGTGGGCCCGGATGGGAAGGATTATGAAGCGGTCTACACACTGGAATTGCAGGCTGACGGGGTCTGGCGCATCACCGGCGTCAGTTTGCGCGCCGCGAACAGCGTGAGCATGTAG
- a CDS encoding alpha-E domain-containing protein, which yields MMLGRTANGLYWMSRYIERSENMARLVDAGLRMALTRSENTAEEWSSVVTSAGAQVAFQTMHGTNYTEETVAGFLLRDGNNPSSVLAAVETARNNARMVRTALTRETWEAINEAWMSLERMLEGPIDGRELPAVLDAVKREAALIRGSFYSTMLRNEIFDFYQIGTYIERADNTARILDVKYYVLLPSISWVGSSLDNYQWESILRSVSAHRSYRWVYEAEYRPTNIADFLILNGRMPRSLAFCYRMISEHLNSLAAAYGMRHPSHDALDRIFAKLRVGSIKEIIDAGLHEFLSDFIRDNNQLGDQIALDYQFH from the coding sequence CTGATGCTCGGCCGCACCGCTAATGGCCTCTACTGGATGAGCCGCTACATCGAGCGCTCGGAGAACATGGCGCGTCTGGTCGACGCAGGGCTGCGCATGGCGCTGACGCGGTCCGAGAACACCGCGGAGGAGTGGTCTTCCGTGGTGACCAGCGCCGGCGCCCAGGTAGCGTTCCAGACGATGCACGGCACGAACTACACCGAGGAGACGGTCGCGGGATTTCTCCTGCGCGACGGCAACAACCCGTCCAGCGTGCTCGCGGCAGTCGAAACGGCGCGCAACAACGCACGCATGGTGCGTACGGCGCTGACCCGCGAAACGTGGGAGGCGATCAATGAAGCCTGGATGTCGTTGGAGCGCATGCTTGAGGGGCCGATCGATGGCCGCGAATTGCCGGCCGTCCTCGACGCCGTGAAGCGCGAGGCGGCCCTCATCCGCGGCTCGTTCTACAGCACCATGCTGCGCAACGAGATCTTCGATTTCTACCAGATCGGCACCTATATCGAACGCGCCGACAACACCGCGCGCATCCTCGACGTCAAATACTACGTCCTGTTGCCGTCGATCTCCTGGGTTGGCTCCTCACTCGACAACTACCAGTGGGAGTCCATCCTGCGCTCGGTTTCGGCGCACCGTTCCTATCGCTGGGTCTATGAGGCGGAATACAGGCCGACCAACATCGCCGACTTCCTCATCCTCAACGGGCGTATGCCCCGCTCGCTCGCGTTCTGCTACCGCATGATCTCGGAACATCTGAATTCCCTGGCGGCGGCGTACGGCATGCGGCATCCTAGCCATGATGCGCTCGACCGCATCTTCGCCAAGTTGCGGGTTGGCTCGATCAAGGAGATCATCGATGCGGGCCTGCACGAGTTCCTCTCGGACTTCATCCGCGACAACAATCAGTTGGGCGACCAGATCGCGCTCGACTACCAATTCCACTGA
- a CDS encoding DeoR/GlpR family DNA-binding transcription regulator, whose translation MFLSPRHAEILQMAKDHGRVLVDDLSTHFNVTPQTIRKDLNDLCDQRLLNRIHGGALFPSGIENVEYEARRKIAAMEKEAIGAAAARLIPDSASLFINIGTTTEAVSKALLDHSGLMIITNNINVANRMRVYPSMEVVIAGGVVRGSDGGIVGEAAVDFIKQFKVDYAVIGASAIDHDGALLDFDFREVKVAQAIIANARHVILVSDSTKFERTAPVRIAHLSQVDTFITDRCDLPGIRSICAEAEVELIETAR comes from the coding sequence ATGTTCCTGTCGCCACGCCACGCTGAAATTCTGCAGATGGCGAAGGATCACGGGCGTGTCCTGGTCGACGATCTGTCTACCCATTTCAACGTCACGCCGCAGACGATCCGCAAGGACCTCAACGATCTGTGCGACCAGCGGCTCTTGAACCGCATCCATGGCGGCGCGCTGTTCCCGTCCGGCATCGAGAACGTCGAATACGAGGCGCGGCGCAAGATTGCTGCAATGGAGAAGGAAGCCATCGGCGCCGCGGCGGCCAGGCTCATCCCCGACAGCGCCTCCCTGTTCATCAACATCGGCACCACCACGGAGGCCGTCAGCAAGGCGCTGCTAGATCATTCGGGGTTGATGATCATCACCAATAATATCAACGTTGCCAACAGGATGCGGGTGTATCCTTCGATGGAGGTCGTGATTGCGGGTGGTGTCGTCCGCGGTTCCGACGGAGGCATCGTCGGTGAGGCGGCGGTCGACTTCATCAAGCAGTTCAAGGTGGACTATGCGGTCATCGGCGCATCCGCGATCGACCATGACGGGGCGCTTCTCGACTTCGATTTCCGTGAGGTGAAGGTTGCGCAGGCGATCATCGCAAACGCCCGCCACGTGATCCTGGTCTCGGACTCCACCAAATTCGAACGTACGGCGCCCGTGCGCATCGCCCATCTGTCCCAGGTCGATACCTTCATAACCGACCGGTGCGATCTGCCAGGCATCCGCAGCATCTGCGCCGAGGCGGAAGTCGAACTCATCGAAACCGCCCGCTGA
- a CDS encoding circularly permuted type 2 ATP-grasp protein yields the protein MAAFNEMLPDGAGIRQPYAAYEGWLSGQDPKRLADKMCDAERVFRRTGITFNVYGEEEAAERLIPFDIVPRILSGSEWRRLTQGIEQRVQALNAFLDDIYHRQEILKAGRVPHDLIAGNEAFLPEMIGVRAPGGVYTHIIGVDIVRISESEFYVLEDNARTPSGVSYMLENRETMLQLFPELFQRVRVRPVENYPQLLRQSLAAVCPANLKGPPTLAILTPGSYNSAYFEHAFLADQMGVELVEGQDLRVIDGHIAMRTTEGYRQIDVLYRRVDDAFLDPLTFRSDSALGVPGIMDVYRAGNITIANAPGTGIADDKAIYSYMPEIIEFYTGRKAILGNIPTWRCSEPDSLKYVQEHLAELVVKEVHGSGGYGMLVGPAASKKEREDFSKKLAAKPSNYIAQPTLSLSTCPILTEKGLAPRHVDLRPFVLVSDRIQIVPGGLTRVALKEGSLVVNSSQGGGTKDTWVLDD from the coding sequence GTGGCCGCATTCAACGAAATGCTCCCGGACGGCGCGGGAATTCGCCAGCCTTACGCAGCCTATGAGGGCTGGCTGAGCGGGCAGGATCCCAAGCGGCTGGCCGACAAGATGTGCGACGCGGAACGCGTGTTCCGGCGGACCGGCATTACCTTCAACGTCTACGGGGAGGAAGAGGCCGCCGAGCGGCTGATCCCCTTCGACATCGTTCCACGCATCCTGTCCGGCTCGGAATGGCGTCGCCTGACGCAGGGCATCGAGCAGCGGGTTCAAGCGCTGAACGCGTTTCTCGACGACATCTACCATCGGCAGGAGATCCTGAAGGCGGGCCGCGTGCCCCACGACCTCATCGCCGGAAACGAGGCGTTTTTGCCCGAGATGATCGGCGTACGCGCGCCCGGCGGCGTCTATACCCACATCATCGGCGTCGACATCGTGCGCATCAGCGAAAGCGAGTTCTACGTCCTGGAGGACAACGCCCGCACGCCTTCCGGCGTCTCCTACATGCTGGAGAATCGGGAGACGATGCTCCAGCTCTTCCCGGAGCTCTTCCAGCGCGTGCGGGTCCGTCCGGTGGAGAACTATCCGCAACTGCTGCGCCAGTCCCTGGCCGCGGTCTGCCCGGCCAATCTGAAAGGTCCGCCCACGCTCGCGATCCTGACGCCCGGCAGCTACAACTCCGCCTATTTCGAGCACGCCTTCCTGGCCGACCAGATGGGAGTCGAACTCGTCGAAGGCCAGGACCTGCGGGTGATCGACGGCCACATCGCCATGCGCACCACCGAGGGCTATAGGCAGATAGACGTGCTCTATCGCCGGGTCGACGACGCCTTCCTCGATCCGCTGACCTTCCGGTCCGACTCCGCGCTCGGCGTGCCGGGAATCATGGATGTCTACCGCGCCGGCAACATCACCATCGCAAATGCGCCCGGCACGGGCATCGCCGACGACAAGGCGATCTATTCCTACATGCCCGAGATCATCGAGTTCTACACTGGCCGCAAGGCCATCCTGGGCAACATCCCGACATGGCGCTGCTCCGAGCCGGACAGTCTCAAATACGTCCAGGAGCACCTTGCCGAACTGGTCGTGAAGGAGGTGCACGGCTCTGGCGGCTACGGCATGCTTGTCGGACCCGCCGCCTCGAAGAAGGAACGCGAGGATTTTTCGAAGAAGCTCGCCGCGAAGCCCTCGAACTACATCGCGCAGCCGACGCTTTCGCTTTCGACCTGTCCTATCCTCACCGAAAAAGGGCTAGCGCCGCGCCACGTCGACCTGCGCCCCTTCGTACTTGTCTCCGACCGTATCCAGATCGTGCCCGGCGGCCTGACGCGCGTAGCGCTCAAGGAGGGGTCGCTGGTCGTCAACTCCTCCCAGGGCGGCGGGACGAAGGATACGTGGGTGCTGGATGATTAG
- a CDS encoding transglutaminase family protein: MRLRISHRTEYQYDAPVAYALQRIRLVPLTGEGQTVLSWSMAIDGAREELRFVDHFGNDTRLLSVSGEPHVIAVEVSGEVETEDRAGVAGPHRGFAPLWLFQSDTALTTIGEGVRSIAEAAPQGDELARLHELMTLIRKRVAYQTGATDTLTTAEDAVATGAGVCQDHAHVFIAAARHLGFAARYVSGYLMMDSATHQVATHAWAEAHVRQLGWVGFDVANGISPDARYVRIATGRDYRDAMPLSGVRLGQGDERLAVRITVEQ; this comes from the coding sequence ATGCGGCTGAGAATCTCGCACCGGACCGAGTACCAGTACGATGCGCCGGTAGCCTACGCCTTGCAGCGCATCCGTCTCGTACCGCTGACGGGAGAGGGCCAGACGGTCCTGTCCTGGTCGATGGCGATCGATGGCGCTCGCGAGGAACTCCGCTTCGTGGACCATTTCGGCAACGACACCCGCCTGCTCAGCGTCAGCGGCGAACCGCATGTGATTGCGGTGGAGGTCTCTGGCGAGGTGGAAACGGAGGACCGGGCAGGGGTGGCCGGACCCCATCGCGGCTTCGCGCCGTTGTGGCTCTTCCAATCGGACACCGCCCTGACCACGATCGGCGAGGGTGTGCGGTCGATCGCGGAAGCGGCGCCACAGGGTGACGAACTGGCGCGCCTGCACGAGTTGATGACGCTCATCCGTAAGCGCGTGGCCTACCAGACCGGCGCGACGGACACGCTGACGACCGCGGAGGATGCAGTGGCGACGGGAGCAGGCGTCTGCCAGGACCACGCGCATGTCTTCATCGCCGCAGCCCGCCATCTCGGCTTCGCAGCGCGCTACGTCAGCGGCTACCTGATGATGGATTCCGCCACGCACCAGGTCGCCACCCATGCGTGGGCCGAGGCGCATGTTCGTCAACTCGGGTGGGTGGGCTTCGATGTCGCCAACGGCATCTCGCCCGACGCGCGCTATGTGAGGATCGCGACCGGGCGTGACTATCGCGACGCCATGCCCCTGTCGGGCGTTCGACTTGGACAAGGCGACGAGCGCCTTGCAGTGAGGATTACCGTGGAGCAGTAA
- a CDS encoding class I SAM-dependent methyltransferase — protein MNNRYGTLASWVYNLDKPVGCSFGDVEYYRARLASCQGPVLEPAVGNGRFLVPMLEAGLAVEGFDPSEEMLAHCRSHEKVRAFDESLTCQRFETFSYDRRFEAIVIPLGSFQLITEFSVAMSVLRRFHHHLAPNGRLMVDLDPIGGFLDPGSAVRSWTTEEADVLTLTDQRIETDFVAQTTVSQHRYERWREGRLVETERELFSLRWWGVAEFSMALGAAGFVDVVASGNYQYGRAPQRTDDTISFEARRPA, from the coding sequence ATGAACAATCGCTACGGGACTTTGGCGTCCTGGGTCTACAATCTGGACAAGCCTGTGGGCTGCTCCTTCGGGGACGTCGAGTATTATCGGGCGCGCCTCGCCAGCTGCCAGGGACCTGTGCTCGAGCCGGCGGTAGGCAATGGGCGCTTCCTGGTTCCGATGCTGGAGGCCGGTCTCGCCGTCGAGGGCTTCGACCCCTCAGAAGAGATGCTGGCCCATTGCCGCAGCCACGAGAAGGTGCGCGCCTTCGACGAAAGCCTCACCTGTCAGAGGTTCGAGACCTTTTCCTACGATCGCCGCTTCGAGGCGATCGTCATTCCGCTTGGTTCGTTCCAGCTCATTACCGAGTTCTCCGTGGCCATGTCGGTTCTCCGGCGGTTTCACCACCATCTCGCCCCGAATGGGCGGCTGATGGTGGACCTCGATCCGATAGGAGGCTTCCTTGACCCCGGCAGCGCCGTTCGCAGCTGGACCACGGAGGAGGCTGATGTGCTGACGCTGACCGATCAGCGGATCGAGACGGATTTCGTCGCCCAGACCACCGTCTCCCAGCACCGCTACGAACGCTGGCGCGAGGGCAGGCTGGTTGAGACGGAGCGCGAGCTGTTCAGCCTGCGCTGGTGGGGTGTGGCCGAATTCTCCATGGCTCTCGGCGCGGCGGGATTCGTGGACGTCGTTGCCTCCGGCAACTACCAGTACGGTCGCGCTCCGCAACGGACGGACGACACCATCAGCTTCGAGGCGCGTCGGCCCGCCTGA
- a CDS encoding pyridoxal phosphate-dependent decarboxylase family protein has protein sequence MDRDTFREWSRRAADWGVDYRDGVRDRPVRAQVQPGSIAALIPDAPPEGAESMEAIFADFEAKILPGMTHWQHPRFFAYFPANAAPVSVVAEYLVSAMAAQCMLWQTSPAATELEVRVVDWMRQALGLPDGFAGVIQDSASTATLAAVLTMRERALDWKGNSAGLAGQPRLRVYCSEHVHTSIDRAIWISGIGEDNLVRIPTSGPLRGMDAARLEAAVAADRAAGMIPAGIIACIGGTSVGGTDDVNPVADVAARNGLYLHVDAAWAGSAMICPEFRHYWHGAERADSIVFNPHKWLGAQFDCSIQFLRDPESLVKTLAIKPEYLKTHGKDGIINFSEWSVPLGRRFRALKLWFLLRAHGLEGLRKMIRDHVSWARRHCERIRATRGFEIVSEPMLSLYSFRHIAGDDRDLDMHNLSLVEKINADGRIYVTQTRVDGRVAIRFQVGQFETTTADVDFAYDVITEIAGSLN, from the coding sequence ATGGACCGCGACACATTTAGGGAATGGTCGCGCCGCGCGGCCGATTGGGGAGTGGACTATCGGGACGGGGTCCGTGACCGACCTGTGCGTGCGCAAGTCCAGCCCGGCTCCATTGCGGCGCTCATCCCGGATGCTCCCCCTGAAGGCGCGGAATCGATGGAAGCGATCTTCGCTGATTTCGAAGCGAAGATCCTGCCCGGCATGACCCATTGGCAACATCCTCGCTTCTTCGCCTATTTTCCGGCAAACGCGGCCCCGGTCTCCGTCGTCGCGGAATACCTGGTAAGCGCGATGGCCGCGCAGTGCATGCTGTGGCAAACGTCGCCCGCCGCCACTGAACTGGAGGTGAGGGTGGTCGACTGGATGCGGCAGGCGCTCGGTCTGCCCGACGGCTTTGCCGGCGTCATCCAGGATTCGGCCTCGACGGCGACCCTGGCCGCGGTGCTGACCATGCGGGAACGGGCGCTGGACTGGAAAGGCAACAGTGCAGGCCTCGCCGGCCAGCCGCGTTTGCGGGTCTATTGCTCCGAACACGTCCACACTTCGATCGACCGCGCGATCTGGATTTCGGGAATAGGCGAAGACAACCTCGTGCGGATCCCGACGAGTGGCCCGTTGCGGGGGATGGACGCCGCGAGGCTTGAAGCAGCCGTAGCCGCCGATCGGGCCGCAGGCATGATCCCGGCCGGGATCATCGCCTGCATTGGCGGCACCAGCGTCGGGGGAACAGACGATGTGAACCCGGTCGCTGATGTCGCCGCGCGAAACGGTCTCTATCTTCACGTTGACGCGGCGTGGGCGGGCTCAGCGATGATCTGCCCGGAGTTCAGGCACTATTGGCACGGCGCGGAACGCGCCGACTCCATCGTCTTCAACCCGCACAAATGGCTCGGCGCGCAGTTCGACTGCTCGATCCAGTTCCTGCGCGATCCCGAAAGCCTCGTGAAAACACTTGCGATCAAGCCGGAGTACCTGAAGACGCACGGCAAGGACGGCATCATCAACTTCTCCGAATGGTCAGTGCCGCTCGGTCGCCGCTTCCGAGCACTGAAACTGTGGTTCCTGCTTAGGGCGCACGGGCTCGAAGGCCTGCGCAAAATGATCCGCGATCATGTCTCGTGGGCGCGCCGGCACTGCGAGCGCATCCGCGCCACGCGCGGCTTCGAGATCGTCTCTGAGCCCATGCTTTCCCTCTATTCGTTCCGGCACATTGCCGGCGATGATCGCGACCTCGACATGCACAATCTCTCGCTGGTCGAGAAGATCAACGCCGACGGCCGCATCTATGTCACGCAGACGCGTGTCGACGGGCGCGTCGCGATTCGCTTTCAGGTCGGGCAATTCGAAACCACCACGGCGGATGTCGACTTCGCCTATGACGTTATCACCGAGATTGCCGGTTCGCTGAACTGA
- a CDS encoding Lrp/AsnC ligand binding domain-containing protein has protein sequence MRAFFVQIKCELGKSYEVASALADAEIASEIYSTAGSFDLLAKFYVEEDEIDIGHFVNQRVQVIPHIKDTHTIVTYRAF, from the coding sequence ATGAGAGCGTTCTTCGTCCAGATCAAATGCGAGCTTGGAAAGTCCTACGAGGTCGCCAGCGCGCTCGCCGATGCCGAGATCGCTTCGGAGATCTACTCGACCGCCGGCAGTTTTGACCTGCTGGCGAAATTCTATGTCGAGGAGGACGAGATCGATATCGGCCACTTCGTCAACCAGCGCGTTCAGGTGATTCCCCATATCAAGGACACCCACACGATCGTCACCTATCGCGCCTTCTGA
- a CDS encoding proteasome-type protease, translated as MTYCVALQTDQGLAFMSDTRTNAGIDNISTFRKMHVWEEPGERVIVLLTSGNLATTQSVVSLLNERSKAPSDRVPSLLQTPSLYQTARLVGSTIKEVISSSAPEGEKAESYFNASFILGGQIRGGEPRLFLIYPEGNFIEASEDTPFFQIGETKYGKPIIVRAYDRHMNFAEVAKLLMVSFDSTVRSNLSVGLPLDMMFYERDTFRVGLKRRITQDDPYYRTVSDAWSNALRNAFTALPDYPEK; from the coding sequence ATGACCTACTGCGTCGCCCTGCAGACTGATCAGGGCCTTGCGTTCATGTCCGACACCCGCACGAATGCCGGAATCGACAACATTTCCACGTTTCGCAAGATGCACGTCTGGGAGGAGCCCGGCGAGCGCGTCATCGTGTTGCTGACATCGGGCAATCTCGCCACGACGCAATCCGTGGTCAGTCTGCTCAATGAGCGATCCAAGGCGCCGTCCGACCGGGTACCGTCGCTCCTGCAAACGCCGTCGCTCTACCAGACGGCCAGGCTCGTCGGCAGCACGATCAAGGAGGTGATCTCGTCGTCGGCGCCGGAAGGGGAGAAGGCCGAGTCCTACTTCAACGCCTCGTTCATCCTCGGCGGCCAGATTCGCGGCGGCGAGCCACGCCTCTTCCTGATCTACCCGGAGGGCAATTTCATCGAGGCGAGCGAGGATACCCCGTTCTTCCAGATCGGCGAGACCAAGTACGGCAAGCCCATCATCGTTCGCGCCTACGACCGGCACATGAACTTTGCCGAGGTGGCGAAGCTGCTGATGGTTTCGTTCGATTCGACGGTGCGGTCGAACCTGTCCGTCGGCCTGCCGCTCGACATGATGTTCTACGAACGCGACACCTTCCGTGTCGGCCTCAAGCGACGGATCACACAGGACGATCCGTATTACCGCACAGTTTCCGACGCCTGGTCGAACGCGTTGCGGAACGCCTTCACGGCGCTTCCTGATTATCCGGAGAAGTAA
- the tgt gene encoding tRNA guanosine(34) transglycosylase Tgt — MSNEFSFRLIATDGKARRGEITMRRGTIRTPAFMPVGTGGTVKAMYLDQVRALGSDVILGNTYHLMLRPGAERVARLGGLHEFARWPHPILTDSGGFQVMSLSKLRKLTEKGVTFRSHIDGAPYEMTPERSIEIQGLLDSDIQMQLDECTALPAKPDEIERAMELSLRWAERCKVAFGDQPGKAMFGIVQGGDSTPLRVRSAQALKSMNLKGYAVGGLAVGEPQQVMLDMLDVTCPELPTEKPRYLMGVGTPDDIVKSVARGIDMFDCVMPTRAGRHGLAYTRRGKINLRNARHADDPRPLDEESNCPAARDYSRAYLHHLVKSQEALGAMLLTWNNLAYYQRLMQDLRDAIEAGRFTDRAAEISEGWVRGDLPVYQAR, encoded by the coding sequence ATGAGTAACGAGTTCTCCTTCCGCCTGATCGCCACCGACGGAAAGGCGCGGCGCGGCGAAATCACCATGCGGCGCGGCACGATCCGCACCCCCGCCTTCATGCCGGTCGGCACTGGCGGTACGGTCAAGGCGATGTATCTCGATCAGGTGCGGGCGCTGGGCTCCGACGTGATCCTCGGCAACACCTATCACCTGATGCTGCGTCCGGGCGCTGAACGAGTCGCCCGACTCGGCGGACTGCACGAATTCGCCCGCTGGCCCCATCCGATTCTCACGGATTCCGGCGGTTTTCAGGTCATGTCGCTGTCGAAATTGCGCAAATTGACCGAGAAAGGCGTCACTTTTCGCTCCCACATCGACGGGGCGCCGTATGAGATGACGCCGGAGCGCTCGATCGAGATCCAGGGTCTGCTCGACTCCGACATCCAGATGCAGCTCGACGAATGCACCGCGCTGCCGGCGAAGCCGGACGAGATCGAGCGCGCGATGGAGCTTTCGCTGCGCTGGGCGGAGCGCTGCAAGGTCGCGTTCGGCGACCAGCCGGGCAAGGCTATGTTCGGCATCGTGCAGGGCGGCGACAGCACGCCGTTGCGCGTGAGGTCGGCGCAGGCCCTGAAGTCGATGAATCTCAAGGGTTATGCAGTCGGCGGCCTCGCGGTGGGCGAGCCGCAGCAGGTGATGCTGGACATGCTCGACGTCACCTGTCCTGAGCTGCCGACGGAGAAGCCGCGCTACCTGATGGGCGTCGGCACGCCGGACGATATCGTGAAATCGGTGGCGCGTGGCATCGACATGTTCGACTGCGTGATGCCCACCAGGGCAGGGCGGCACGGCCTTGCTTACACCCGGCGCGGCAAGATCAATTTGCGCAACGCGCGCCACGCCGACGACCCGCGCCCCCTCGACGAGGAGAGCAATTGCCCCGCCGCCCGCGACTATTCCCGGGCCTACCTGCATCACCTGGTGAAATCGCAGGAGGCGCTGGGCGCCATGCTGCTCACCTGGAACAACCTCGCCTACTACCAGAGGCTGATGCAGGACCTGCGCGACGCCATCGAGGCGGGCCGCTTCACCGATCGCGCCGCGGAAATCTCCGAAGGCTGGGTGAGGGGCGACCTTCCCGTCTATCAGGCGCGGTGA